In the Candidatus Electrothrix sp. GW3-4 genome, one interval contains:
- the yedF gene encoding sulfurtransferase-like selenium metabolism protein YedF encodes MNWMFWKKKRARVDCCGLSCPQPVLATKDALEAGNRLVEVVVDNEAAQNNVTRFAQERNCTVTSSGPEDGCWTLMVKAGRVCRRKQAAPENYSCASATSAASRGNGGLVYVISSASMGRGSDDLGWALLQTYVQTIHKISPLPEKIVLYNEGVRLVAEDTGALKALEQLQDQGVEILACGTCLNFYELTSALRVGKITDMYAIMSTVNNAAKVVSPY; translated from the coding sequence ATGAACTGGATGTTCTGGAAAAAGAAAAGGGCCCGCGTGGATTGTTGCGGTCTGAGTTGCCCTCAGCCGGTTCTTGCGACTAAGGACGCCTTGGAGGCGGGCAATCGTCTTGTTGAGGTGGTGGTGGATAATGAGGCCGCTCAGAATAATGTCACCCGCTTTGCCCAGGAGCGAAACTGTACAGTCACCAGCTCCGGGCCGGAGGACGGCTGCTGGACGCTCATGGTGAAAGCGGGCCGGGTCTGTCGTCGGAAACAAGCTGCTCCAGAGAACTACAGTTGCGCTTCCGCCACCTCTGCCGCATCAAGAGGAAACGGCGGGCTGGTGTATGTCATCTCCTCGGCCTCAATGGGGCGGGGAAGCGATGACCTGGGTTGGGCACTGCTCCAGACCTATGTGCAGACCATTCATAAGATCAGCCCTCTGCCTGAGAAGATTGTATTGTATAATGAAGGGGTGAGGTTGGTGGCTGAAGACACTGGCGCCTTAAAGGCCTTGGAGCAGCTCCAGGACCAGGGCGTGGAGATTCTTGCCTGCGGCACCTGCCTGAACTTTTACGAGCTGACATCAGCACTCAGGGTCGGGAAGATTACTGATATGTATGCAATCATGAGCACTGTCAATAATGCCGCCAAGGTGGTTAGCCCGTATTGA
- a CDS encoding carboxy terminal-processing peptidase, whose amino-acid sequence MRIHRFVSSLLLAFLLTSSSVYGKVMPVEFDLGRNRLIAAMLRSQLSAQHFDHKPFDEQMSKEAYKLYISQLDPKKQFLLASDVAQLDQFADRIDDEISNGHISLPDVGMKLLNKRVEKVGALIDEVMAAGFSPNKKDSLQTDPDKLTAPADRAELKDRWRRSLKLEVLDSYLEAVDKENKKREKEEKALLDAESTQIDQGLWAEAMKKVRKKTDAYLERLLKVSRQEHYNRYFDAVARSFDPHTNYMAPTSKEDFDIHMSGSLEGIGALLREDDGHIKVVRIIPGSAAEAQGQLQAEDVIMSVSEKDGEPVDISSMSIREAVSYIRGPKGTEVRLTVTRADGTRLVIPIVRDVVKLEETYVKSTVIKEEKEGKVGYIKIPSFYRDFSAGRLGKEGRNVTDDTRAELHKLKKEGINGLILDLRNNGGGSLSDAVNVSGLFLPGGPMVQVKNSQGVIRVLEDKDQDVVYDGPMIVLINQFAASASEIFAAAMQDYGRALVVGGAHTHGKGTVQALLDMNRNLPLLHLKKYDDLGALKVTIQKFYRVNGSSTQYKGVVPDVVLPSMLDYLETGEQYMDNSLPWDTVEEVAHPLWHGSRFDLKRVQEQSRNYVAHSKRFQKIKEESLKAKKRKKETEVPVYLAGVIKERKELEQARKEAREAGVLADEEDEADEDAVAKEGEKTLDEKLSHDLYVDFAVFLMENSKTVELAADTKK is encoded by the coding sequence ATGCGTATCCATCGTTTTGTTTCCAGTCTGTTACTTGCCTTTTTGCTGACAAGCTCGTCAGTGTACGGCAAGGTAATGCCGGTGGAATTCGACCTCGGTCGTAACCGCCTTATTGCTGCGATGCTGAGGAGTCAACTTTCTGCCCAGCATTTTGATCATAAGCCGTTTGATGAGCAGATGTCCAAGGAGGCCTACAAACTTTATATCAGCCAATTGGACCCGAAGAAACAGTTTTTGCTGGCCTCAGATGTTGCGCAGCTGGATCAATTTGCCGATCGGATTGATGACGAGATCAGTAATGGCCATATCTCCCTGCCCGATGTGGGGATGAAACTGCTCAATAAGCGAGTAGAAAAGGTGGGCGCATTGATTGACGAGGTCATGGCTGCGGGCTTTTCTCCCAACAAAAAGGACTCGCTCCAGACGGACCCAGATAAACTGACTGCCCCTGCCGACCGTGCGGAGCTGAAAGACCGCTGGCGGCGTTCCTTAAAGTTAGAAGTGCTGGACAGCTATCTTGAGGCTGTGGATAAGGAAAATAAAAAGCGCGAAAAAGAGGAGAAGGCTCTGCTGGATGCTGAAAGCACGCAGATTGATCAGGGGCTTTGGGCAGAGGCAATGAAGAAGGTGCGCAAAAAAACAGATGCCTATCTGGAAAGGCTGCTCAAAGTGAGCCGTCAGGAGCATTATAACCGCTATTTTGATGCGGTGGCCCGCTCCTTTGATCCGCATACCAATTATATGGCCCCCACCTCGAAAGAGGATTTTGATATCCATATGAGCGGTTCTCTGGAAGGTATTGGTGCCCTATTGCGGGAGGACGATGGGCATATCAAGGTGGTTCGTATTATACCCGGCAGCGCGGCAGAGGCCCAAGGGCAGCTCCAGGCCGAGGATGTCATTATGTCGGTCTCTGAAAAGGACGGCGAACCAGTGGATATTTCCTCAATGAGTATCCGGGAGGCGGTCTCTTATATACGGGGACCCAAGGGCACAGAGGTTCGCCTGACCGTGACCAGGGCTGACGGCACCCGTCTGGTTATTCCTATTGTTCGGGATGTGGTCAAGCTGGAGGAAACCTATGTCAAATCCACTGTGATTAAGGAAGAAAAAGAGGGAAAGGTGGGATATATAAAGATCCCCAGCTTTTATCGTGATTTTTCAGCAGGACGTTTGGGCAAAGAGGGGCGCAATGTCACTGATGATACCCGCGCTGAGTTGCATAAGCTGAAAAAAGAAGGCATTAACGGGCTTATCCTGGATCTACGCAATAACGGTGGTGGCTCTCTGAGCGATGCTGTCAATGTCTCTGGTCTGTTTCTGCCCGGTGGCCCGATGGTCCAGGTCAAAAATTCACAAGGCGTGATTCGCGTTCTTGAGGATAAGGATCAGGACGTTGTCTATGATGGGCCGATGATTGTGCTGATTAACCAGTTTGCTGCCTCTGCCTCAGAGATCTTTGCCGCTGCCATGCAGGATTACGGGCGTGCCTTGGTTGTTGGTGGTGCCCATACCCATGGGAAGGGCACTGTTCAGGCCCTGCTGGATATGAATCGCAATCTCCCCCTGCTCCATCTCAAGAAATATGACGATTTGGGCGCCTTGAAGGTCACTATCCAGAAATTTTACCGGGTGAACGGGAGCTCAACCCAATATAAGGGCGTTGTGCCGGATGTGGTCCTGCCCAGCATGCTGGATTATCTGGAAACCGGCGAGCAGTACATGGACAACTCACTGCCGTGGGATACGGTTGAGGAGGTTGCCCATCCACTCTGGCACGGATCTCGTTTTGATTTGAAAAGGGTGCAGGAGCAGAGTCGCAACTATGTGGCGCACAGCAAGCGTTTTCAGAAGATCAAAGAGGAAAGCCTGAAGGCAAAGAAACGCAAAAAAGAAACAGAGGTCCCTGTGTATTTAGCCGGGGTTATCAAAGAGCGAAAAGAGCTTGAGCAGGCGAGAAAAGAGGCCAGAGAGGCAGGTGTCCTTGCTGATGAGGAAGATGAGGCAGACGAGGACGCGGTGGCAAAAGAAGGTGAAAAGACCTTAGATGAAAAACTTTCCCATGATCTCTATGTGGACTTTGCGGTTTTTCTGATGGAGAACTCCAAGACAGTGGAGTTGGCTGCTGATACGAAAAAATAA
- a CDS encoding RsbRD N-terminal domain-containing protein gives MNISEAFKNKEKKIIDTWVERALDSYTSADFFKQSKDQFANPVGANIRVGLTKIFHLILAEADAQDFAEPLDQVVRIRAVQEFTPAQAVAPLLELKWVVKQVFSADEKCRSLLPELNPFDRDVDRIALMAFDMYMNCRDRLYQARIRELKSGSYILTDSSCASAAVQENLQDIASLSNE, from the coding sequence ATGAATATATCTGAAGCGTTTAAAAATAAAGAGAAAAAAATAATCGACACCTGGGTGGAAAGGGCGCTGGATTCTTATACCTCAGCGGATTTTTTCAAACAGAGCAAGGATCAGTTTGCCAATCCTGTGGGGGCAAATATTCGAGTAGGGTTGACCAAAATTTTTCACCTGATCCTGGCAGAGGCTGATGCGCAGGATTTTGCCGAGCCCCTTGATCAGGTTGTTCGTATTCGAGCGGTGCAGGAATTCACCCCTGCCCAGGCCGTTGCACCGCTGCTTGAGCTCAAATGGGTGGTGAAGCAGGTCTTTTCCGCAGATGAAAAATGCCGTTCGTTGTTGCCTGAGCTCAATCCCTTTGACCGTGATGTGGACAGGATTGCCCTGATGGCCTTTGATATGTATATGAACTGCCGGGACAGGCTGTATCAGGCCCGCATTCGTGAGTTGAAAAGCGGCAGTTATATTTTAACGGACTCTTCCTGCGCCTCTGCGGCGGTTCAGGAAAATCTGCAGGACATAGCCTCACTGTCCAATGAATAG